Proteins from one Polynucleobacter wuianus genomic window:
- the rodA gene encoding rod shape-determining protein RodA produces MEKSPIKKIQAVFFGFFSGLDRQLGLILLGLVAVGFFTFLSASQNTPVQIADELRNLALSFAVMWIVSRIPPKWLEMGAVWIYGLGVILLVAVAVFGLIKKGARRWLNIGVVIQPSEIMKIAMPLMLAWYFQKREGIQKTWDYAVAGVILAIPVFLIARQPDLGTALLVFAAGLYVIILAGLPWKWILPFAGIGVIGILLIIIFGSTICAHDIAWPFVHDYQKHRICTLLDPSSDPLGKGFHTIQSMIAIGSGGFFGKGWFQGTQAHLEFIPEKHTDFVFAVFSEEFGLLGNLVLLALFFALIKRGLAISSSAPNLFTRLLGAAVTLIFFTYAFVNIGMVSGLLPVVGVPLPFISYGGTALVTLGFGAGILMSIHRHRRLVQS; encoded by the coding sequence ATGGAAAAGAGCCCCATAAAAAAAATCCAGGCCGTCTTCTTTGGTTTTTTTTCTGGCCTAGACCGCCAGCTTGGCCTTATTTTGCTTGGCTTAGTAGCTGTTGGATTTTTTACATTTTTATCTGCAAGTCAAAACACACCCGTACAAATCGCAGATGAGTTACGCAATCTTGCATTGTCATTTGCAGTGATGTGGATTGTGTCTCGCATTCCTCCCAAATGGTTGGAGATGGGTGCTGTTTGGATTTATGGACTGGGCGTTATACTTTTAGTCGCAGTGGCAGTATTTGGATTAATTAAAAAGGGTGCGCGTCGTTGGCTCAACATTGGCGTTGTGATTCAGCCATCAGAGATTATGAAGATCGCCATGCCGCTGATGCTTGCTTGGTACTTTCAAAAACGCGAAGGCATTCAGAAAACTTGGGACTATGCAGTAGCTGGAGTTATTTTGGCTATTCCAGTCTTCTTAATTGCACGTCAACCAGACCTTGGAACGGCGCTCCTTGTTTTTGCTGCGGGCCTCTATGTCATTATCCTGGCGGGCCTGCCTTGGAAATGGATTCTCCCATTTGCAGGGATTGGCGTTATTGGGATTTTGCTCATTATTATTTTTGGCAGCACGATTTGTGCGCATGATATTGCATGGCCTTTTGTTCACGATTATCAAAAACATCGCATCTGTACTTTGCTTGATCCCAGCAGTGATCCTCTAGGCAAAGGCTTTCATACGATTCAATCCATGATCGCCATTGGTTCTGGCGGATTCTTTGGCAAAGGCTGGTTTCAAGGAACCCAAGCGCACCTGGAATTCATCCCAGAAAAACATACCGACTTTGTCTTTGCCGTCTTCTCTGAAGAATTTGGTCTGCTTGGGAACTTAGTATTGCTTGCGCTATTCTTTGCGTTAATTAAACGAGGTCTCGCAATTTCTTCGAGTGCCCCCAATTTGTTTACTCGATTGCTAGGCGCTGCAGTGACGCTCATCTTCTTTACTTATGCTTTTGTAAACATTGGGATGGTAAGCGGCCTACTTCCCGTTGTTGGAGTTCCATTACCATTTATTAGCTATGGTGGCACTGCATTAGTAACCCTTGGGTTTGGTGCTGGAATCCTGATGAGCATTCATCGCCACCGACGCTTGGTGCAAAGCTAA
- a CDS encoding HU family DNA-binding protein, whose amino-acid sequence MCADINIYKELHLNKAELIAAIADDAEISKAKAEFALNSAIDTIIKAVTKGDSVQLIGFGTFASGKRAARMGRNPKTGEPLKIAAAKTVKFSAGKAFKDSVNKRKK is encoded by the coding sequence ATGTGCGCCGACATCAATATCTATAAGGAGCTTCACTTGAACAAAGCCGAACTAATCGCAGCGATTGCTGACGACGCGGAGATTTCCAAAGCTAAAGCTGAATTCGCATTGAATTCTGCTATCGACACAATTATCAAAGCTGTTACTAAAGGTGATTCAGTACAGCTGATCGGCTTCGGTACTTTCGCATCTGGTAAGCGTGCTGCACGTATGGGCCGCAATCCAAAAACTGGCGAGCCACTCAAAATTGCTGCTGCTAAAACTGTTAAGTTTTCTGCTGGTAAAGCATTTAAAGATTCAGTTAACAAGCGTAAGAAGTAA
- a CDS encoding aspartyl/asparaginyl beta-hydroxylase domain-containing protein, with protein sequence MQVRHIIFFIFVISAIYVYFRGKVRFGVVRSLTDYQVLLAPVNALLYLFSKVKASAFIPVSQFPDMQPLQENWEIIRQEALSLNADGAIAAATGYNDIGFNSFFRTGWKRFHLYWYGKDLPSAQASCPKTVAILKSIPSIKAAMFASLPPGATLVRHRDPYAGSLRYHIGLVTPNDPRCFIEVDGERYFWKDGEAVMFDETYIHFAANETDHQRIVLFCDVERPVYTRAVQLFNRWFGRYVMSAAASQNVAGEKVGFVNVLFTYFYHLRAQAKKLKAKHRSIYYIGKWVLILGILWAIFW encoded by the coding sequence ATGCAAGTTCGTCACATCATCTTTTTTATCTTTGTAATATCCGCAATTTATGTCTATTTCAGGGGTAAGGTGCGTTTTGGTGTAGTGAGATCGCTTACAGACTATCAAGTGCTATTAGCCCCAGTAAATGCACTGCTTTATTTATTCTCTAAAGTAAAAGCAAGCGCATTTATCCCAGTAAGCCAGTTTCCTGACATGCAACCCTTACAAGAAAACTGGGAAATTATTCGTCAAGAAGCGCTCTCCTTAAACGCCGATGGTGCGATTGCTGCCGCTACGGGCTATAACGATATTGGCTTTAATTCCTTCTTTAGAACCGGCTGGAAGCGTTTTCATCTCTATTGGTATGGGAAAGATCTGCCATCAGCTCAAGCAAGCTGCCCCAAAACTGTTGCTATCCTGAAGTCTATTCCATCGATTAAGGCCGCTATGTTTGCCTCCTTGCCCCCTGGAGCAACGCTTGTGCGGCATCGTGACCCCTACGCAGGCTCTCTTCGCTATCACATTGGCCTAGTGACTCCAAACGACCCTAGATGCTTTATTGAGGTTGATGGCGAGCGATATTTTTGGAAAGATGGCGAAGCTGTAATGTTTGATGAAACATATATTCATTTTGCTGCAAATGAAACCGACCATCAGCGCATTGTTTTATTTTGTGATGTTGAGCGTCCCGTTTACACCAGAGCTGTTCAACTCTTTAATCGCTGGTTCGGGCGTTATGTCATGAGTGCCGCCGCATCTCAAAACGTGGCGGGCGAAAAAGTGGGTTTTGTGAATGTCTTATTTACTTACTTTTATCACCTACGCGCTCAGGCAAAAAAGCTTAAAGCCAAGCATCGCTCCATCTATTACATTGGTAAATGGGTCCTTATCTTGGGTATTTTGTGGGCTATCTTTTGGTAA